GCGATGTGCTTTGCGTAATTGAAGCAATGAAACTTTTTAACGAAATTGAAAGTGAAGTTTCAGGTAAAATCGTAAAAGTATTAGTGGATGATTCGTCTCCTGTAGAGTTTGACCAGCCACTATTTTTGGTAGACCCATCATAAGTATAAATCTCAAATATTAAAGTCCAAGTCCCAACTTTGGAATTTGAGACTTGTAATTTGTAATTTCAAAACATTATGTTTAAAAAAATATTGATTGCAAATAGGGGCGAAATAGCACTGCGAATTATCCGCACCTGCCGTGAGATGGGTATTAAAACCGTAGCGGTTTATTCAAAGGCTGATGAAGAAAGCCTTCACGTTCGCTTTGCAGATGAAGCCGTATGTATTGGCCCACCGCCCAGCAACTTGAGCTACCTGAAAATGTCCAGTATTATTGCTGCCGCTGAAATAACCAATGCAGACGCAATTCATCCTGGGTACGGCTTTCTCTCTGAAAACGCAAAGTTTTCAAAAATCTGCCAAGAACATGGTATAAAATTTATTGGCGCCTCTCCAGAAATGATTGAACGGATGGGCGATAAAGCTTCTGCAAAGGCCACAATGAAGGCAGCAGGAGTTCCCACAGTTCCCGGAAGTGACGGCATTATAGAATCATACGAAAAATGTGAAAAACTGGCTGAAGAAGTAGGCTATCCCGTGATGTTGAAAGCCACTGCAGGTGGTGGAGGAAAAGGAATGCGCGCCGTTTGGAAAAAAGAAGACCTTAAAAAAGCGTGGGAAAGTGCCCGTCAGGAAGCTTCCGCTGCCTTTGGTAATGATGGAATGTATATGGAAAAGCTTATTGAAGAGCCACGCCATATTGAAATACAAATTGTGGGCGATAGCACCGGAAGAGCGTGCCATTTAAGTGAGCGCGACTGTTCCATTCAGCGTCGCCACCAAAAGCTTACCGAAGAGACCCCAAGTCCGTTTATGACTAAGAAGCTGCGTACAGATATGGGGAACGCTGCCGTAAAGGCCTCAGAATATATTAAATACGAAGGAGCAGGAACCATAGAATTTTTGGTAGATAAACACCGAAATTTCTACTTTATGGAAATGAACACCCGTATTCAAGTGGAACACCCCATTACCGAGCAGGTAATTGATTATGATCTTATCCGTGAACAAATCTTGGTAGCAGCTGGAGTACCAATTTCAGGCAAAAATTATACTCCGCAATTACATTCCATAGAATGTAGAATCAATGCTGAAGATCCGTACAACGATTTCCGTCCTTCACCAGGTAAAATAACTGTTTTGCACGCACCGGGAGGGCACGGCGTGCGCTTGGACACTCACGTATACGCAGGCTATACCATTCCACCGAACTATGATTCAATGATTGCGAAGCTTATTACCACCGCGCAAACTCGTGAGGAAGCTATCAATAAAATGAAACGAGCGTTAGATGAATTCGTGATAGAAGGTATAAAAACAACAATCCCGTTTCACCGTCAATTGATGGACGAACCGGATTATGTGGCCGGAAATTACACTACAGCGTTTATGAATACGTTTAAAATGAACGAACCAGAGGAAGAATAGTCCTTTTAAAACTATAAAAGAAGAGCATCGAAGGCCAAGAATATTTCTTTGGAATTTGGTGCTTTTTTGGTTTAGTAATATTTATATTGATTTATAATTTCTTTTTAAATGAATTTGAGTTTTTGGGAACATAAAACTTGGCTCTCAAATATCGATTTCGCAATAATAGGCAGTGGAATCGTAGGTTTGAACTGTGCTATGGAACTTCGCAGGAAGCATCCGAAAAGTAAAATCGTAGTTTTTGAACGCGGAATGCTACCCAGTGGCGCAAGCACGAAAAATGCAGGTTTTGCCTGCTTTGGAAGTATTTCTGAAATATTGGAAGATCTAAAAAACCATTCCGAGGAAGATGTTGTTCAGCTTGTAAAAAATAGAAACGAAGGTTTAAATTTATTACGAAGCACACTCGGCGATAAACAATTGGATTATCAGGAATACGGTGGCTACGAACTATTTATTAACGAAGATGCGGAGCTTTTTGAAATTTGTAAATCGAAAATTGGATATGTGAATGAATTGCTGAAACCTGTTTTCAATGCTCCGGTTTTTTCAGAAAAAGAAAACCATTTTGGTTTTAAAAACATTCAAACAAAGCTTATTTACAGTGCATTTGAAGGACAGATTGACACCGGAAAAATGATGCTCGGGCTCATCAAAAAAGCATCGGAAGAAAACATTTTAATACTGAATTCTTCAGAAATTACAAGTATTGCAGACAAGGGCGAAAGTGTTTTACTTCAACTAAATTCTTCCGAGGAAATTTCAGCAAAAAAAGTTTTTATTGCTACCAACGGTTTCGCGAAACAATTTTTGGATGAAGATGTAAAGCCAGCGAGAGCACAAGTTTTGGTTACTAAACCCATTGAAAATCTTCAAATTAAAGGCACATTCCATTTGGATAAAGGTTATTATTATTTTAGAAATATTGAAAATAGAATCCTTTTTGGAGGAGGCCGAAATCTCGATTTTAAAACCGAGGAAACTACCGAAATACAATTGACGGAATTAGTCCAAAACAAGTTGGAGCAATTGCTTAAAACCGTAATTTTACCTAACCAATCTTTCGAAATTGAACATCGCTGGAGTGGAATTATGGGAATGGGAAATCAAAAAAAACCTATTGTCAAATCTGTTTCAAAGAATATTTTTTGTGGTGTGCGATTGGGGGGAATGGGCGTAGCAATTGGCAGTACTATCGGGAAACAATTAGCAAATCTGTATGATTAAAAAACTATTCAAATTTATATTTAAATTTTTCCTTTGGTTTATTGGGCTCACCGTCCTGTGGGTGCTTATCTACAAATTTGTTCCCGTGCCTTACACCCCGTTGATGGCAATTCGTTCTATTGAAGGCGATGAGAAATACCAAACCCGCCACGACTGGGTTCCTATAGAAGAGATTTCACCTTATCTGCAGCTTGCGGTTATCTGCGCCGAGGATCAAACCTTTTTAAGCCATAACGGGTTCGACAGAAAAGCAATTGAAAAAGCTTTGGAAAACAACGAAAAGGGTAAGAAACTGCGCGGCGGAAGTACCATTTCGCAACAAACGGCAAAAAATGCTTTTCTCTGGCCTGGACGCACTTGGTTTCGCAAAGGGTTGGAGGCTTATTTTACATTATTAATTGAAACACTCTGGAGCAAAGAGCGTATTTTGGAAGTATATCTCAACAGTATTGAAATGGGCGATGGCGTATTTGGGGCTGAAGCTGCTTCGCAATATTGGTTCAAAAAATCCGCAAAAAACCTACGGACTGAAAATGCCGCAGCTATTGCCGCAATCTTACCGAGTCCACAGCGTTATAGGGCAAACCCACCGGGACCCTACGTAGCGCGTAGAACACAGTGGATTGTAAGGCAGATGCGATATTATGGCCCTTTTACCTTAAAAAAGCAGGAACCGAAAGAAGAAAAAAGAAAACGAAAAAGTAATAATGAACGCAGTAGAACTTAAAACTGAATTGCTGCAACACTGTCAAAAACAGGTTGACAACCGTTATTCAAAAATTAAACAAACCATTGTCGATATTGAGGAGTCTTTATTGGAAGAATCCAAGAGCAGTAGTGGTGACAAACACGAAACCGGCAGGGCAATGCTTCAAATTGACCGTGAAAATGCCGGAAGACAAATGCAGGAAATTGAGAAAATTCTTCAACTTCTCAAAAAGATTGATGTGAACGCAACTTCAGATTATGCGCGTTTGGGGAGCTTGGTTTATACTGATAAGTTCACCTATTTTATTAGTATTTCAATAGGCAATGTTACTATTGGCAAATCAGCTTATCTTTGTGTGTCCTTAAACTCTCCTGTGGGTTTGCTGCTTTCAGGAAAGAAAAAAGGCGATGAATTCAGTTTTAACGGAAACATATATAAAATCACGAGTGTGAAGTAACTGAAATCCATTCTTTTTCTGGTTTTGTGGCGTCCAGAATATCCAGATCCAGTACAGTTGCTATATGTTTGGCTACAGAAAATGCGTCCTTCATTTCGTCGCTAACATAAGCTTCAATATGTTGATTTCTGTTGTAAAACATATTTACTTTAAAAACTTCAAAACCCAATGTAGCTTCTGCAGCGATTACGCGACTTCTACTATTTTTAATGGTTTTGAAAATGGAAAGATATTCAATCTCCGGCAATTTTTTCCAAAATCCAAAATTGATCGCAAAAATTGAATATACGTTTCGATATTTTTTTTCCTCTAAATTTAATTCAAAACCCTCTCTTAGTGAGAGTTTTAATGCGGCCCCAAGTAAAACAATACCGAACAATGTTCCTGCAAAAAGCAGATAAACAGAAAACAAAGAAAGAATTATGGCAAAAATTATTTTTATGTTAGCAACAGGTTGAAGATGGCGGATATTTTTGTGCATAGACTTATGAAATAGTTTCAAATATAAAATTATTAAAACTTTGTCTCCCTTAAAAGTTTCGGCATTTTTTCACTCATCGCCAAAAGCCATTTCAACTGCTCCCGCACTAAATGTGCCTCTTCAATTTTTGAATGAAAACCTTCAGATTTTGAACTTTTTTCTTCTTCGGAAAAACTAATATTTTTCCCAAAAGTTGCATCAAAAACATCTTCAGACTCATATATTTCACCATCGTTTTCTGAAATAATTTCTTCCTTTAGGACAGCTTCGGCATCTGAAAGATTTCTGACTATTTTTTCGGAAACCTTATTGAAATTTTTGGAAGCGGGTGTAGTAGGATTTGATAAAATATAGGTGCTTAATGATGCTAATGATGAGAGAAATGTATGGTTAAGCACGGTTATTTCATAAACCTTGTCGAGGTTTTTCTGTTTCGATTTGGGTTCCTGCGTCATCCGTTGAAAAGCTGCACTGAGGTTGGACATCTCCAAAAATGCCTTTTTACGCGCTACTTTATATTTGGATGGAATTATGCCTTTTTGATTGTAATAACCGATGATTTCTTCCAGATAAAGTCTGTTGGCTTTCAAAGTTTCCAATAGGGTTTTTTGCATTCCCTGGATTTCCCAAGCGGGCCAAAGCAATAAATTTCCAAGGGTAGCAAGTCCAGCACCAATCAAAGTATCCATTACCCGATACTGAATTACATTAAAAATATCAGGCCGCAAAAGTGCATAGATAAAAACCACGCTTAGGGTAATAAAAGTAGCGGCTGCCTTGTAATTTCGCTGTACCATGGAAAATGCTATTACGAGCGAAACGATAGCTAAGATGCCATATACTGTTGTGTTTTGCGTAATTAAAACAATGCCCACAGCCAGTGCACCACCAATCAAGGTGCCGATGGTTCGTTCTTTGGAACGTGTTTTAGTAAGGCCAAACGTAGGTCGCATAATTACAATTAGCGTAAGCAATATCCAATACGGATTTTGCACTGAAAACATCATTCCCACTCCATAACCAATCATTGTCATTACGGCAAGCCGCAACGAATGTTTAAAAATAGGGGAGCGCATATTGAAATTTTCCACCAACACTTCAAAATCATAATTCTGTTTGGTAAGAAACCTTCGGGAATCTTCTTTATTTAACAAGGAAAGGTCGCGCTGCGCAGGGTTTTTGAGCAACCATTCTATTTTTTGAATTTTTCTAATTTGTTCTTTTTGATATTTAAAAAGATTTTTGAGAAGCAATAAACTTTCATCAAAAGTTTCATTGGAGGCCGAAGAATATTCAGCAATATCGCGCTTGATCTTTTTTTGAAATTCTTCTATATTATTATTTTTCTGAAGCTTTTTGGGATTGGAAATATTTGCGGCTATAGCATTCATTCTATTGCTCATCGCAAATAACAGCCCTTGAAAATCTGCCAATTGCTCAGGTTTCCTTTTAAAAAAATCGTCGGTTTTTGAATAATTCACTGGATTTGCCATTGCCAGTTCAAGCATATCTACAAGCTGTACAAATATAAGTAGGCGTTTTCCTTCATAATCACTTTTCCCCGAACCTGTTCTACTTTCAATTAAAATATCACGCAAGGTTTCGTGAATGGCCGTAAGCTCTGTTTGTATGCTTAATAATTTCTTTAAAAGAGTGGTTCTATCTGTGGTTTCTGCTACCAATTCGCCCCGTGATTTTAAATAGTCTGCGGTTAGTTTTATCGTTTTTGAAAGATAATATTCCGTTGGTGCTTTTGGAAAAATATAGTGCCACAATAAAACCAGTAAAACATACCAAAGCCCGCCGAGACCAATAAGCAGTACTCTATTATAAGGCTCCATTCCTCCGGAAACATTAGAGAAACTTAGCACCAGTGCAAAAAGCCCCGAAAAACTGATAAGCGAGGCCCGAAAACCATAAATTGAGATATAGGAAATACCAAACATTAATACCCCTAGAACGGGAAAAAGCAACCAAAGGGAAAGGTGAAGATAACCTCCTATTAAACTAACAACCATCGCCAAAAGCGTAGCGAATAAAGTAGCTGTTATTTTATGGCGAATACTACCGCTTACATCACTGGGAGAGGCGAGCAGCGCTCCCACAGTAATGGTAATGCCAATTTGAAGTGCTTCTAACTTTACGCCTGCAATAATGGGAAGCGTGAGCGCAATTCCCAAAAGGATAGCCTTCGAAAAATCGGTGCTTTTAAAATATTCCGATAGATCTTTAAAAATTTCTGTGATACTGTTTTTTGAAAACTTCAAGAGCAATTGGTTTCAGGTACTGCAAAGATATTGTGCTGAAAAGCTAAGGTCGTTAATCTTATCAGAAATGTAAGTCTGTTATACTTTTATTAAATTAAGAAAGGTATAGTGGGTATTGCATTTTTATGTTTTAATTTTATAAGACTGACATAAAAAAGAGCTCCCATGAACAAAGTAATTCTCTTAAAAAACCGCCCTAAAGGAAGACCTTCACTTGAAGATTTTGAATTTACAGAAGAAGAAAAACCAAAGCCAAACGAGGGCGAGATACTGTTGAAAACTAAATATGTTTCAGTAGATCCATATTTGCGCGGACGGATGCGCGATGAAAAATCATATATAGCGCCTTTTGAAGTTGGGAAGCCATTGGAATCAGGCATTATTGCTGAAGTTTTGGAAAGTAACAATAAAAATTTCCACAAGGGTGATTTTGTAAATGGAATGCTACAATGGAAAGAATTTCAAACTTCAAACGGAAATGGATTGAATAAAGTAGATGGCGAAAAAGCGCCTCTTAAGGTTTATTTGGGTGTTTTGGGACTAACCGGAATTACCGCATATTTAGGATTGGAGAAAATAGGGAAACCGAAAAAAGGTGAAACGCTTTTAGTTTCTGGCGCTGCCGGGGCTGTGGGAAGCGTGGTAGGGCAAATAGGCAAAATAAAAGGCTGCCGTGTGGTGGGCATTGCAGGAAGTGATGAAAAAATTGACCGCATTCAAGAGAAGTTTGGCTTTGATGCAGGAATCAATTACAGAACCACTGATAATATGAAAAAAGCTATCGCAGCAGCCTGTCCCGACGGGGTTGATGTGTATTTTGACAATGTGGGCGGCGAAATACTGGATGCCGCTTTGGCAAATATGAATAAATACGGACGGGTGGTAAACTGCGGTGCTATTTCGCTTTATAATAAAAAAGAAACCCCTACAGGCCCGCGAGTAGAAACCACACTCATTAAAAAGAGTATTTTGATGCAAGGCTTTACCGTGCGCGATTTTGTTAAAGATTTTGGCCCTGCCCAAAACCAATTGGCCAAGTGGATGGAGCAGGATAAACTGAGCTATTTGGAAACGGTGGTTGAAGGTTTTGAAAATATTCCGCAGGCGTTCATTGACTTGTTTGACGGAAAAAATAAAGGGAAAATGATAGTTATGGCTTAATCTCTTTCCAGAATTTTCAAATAGTATAGTTCATCTTTTTTTAAAGGAAAAGAGCTGTTGAAAAAAATGGTTTTTCCTTTATAATCCGCTTCCATTAAATAATGGCTTCCTTTAAAATAGCTTTTATTTACGGTTACCTCAAGGCTTGTTTTTTCTTCCGAAATTTTTAGTTGGTGTGGGAAAACGATAATTTCTTCCGAAGAATTGGTAGAAGAAAAAAAACTTTTCGGAAGCAGGTTTGCTTCGCCAAAAAATCCTGCCTGATATTCGGTTGCAACAATTTTATAAATAAATTCCGGCGTACCGAATAATTCTTCGGCGCCATTTTTCAACATTAAAATTTGGTCAGAATATGCCAATGCCTCCTCGCTGTCGTGGGTTGCGGTAATGCAGCTTATATTGTTTTTTTTGAGATAATTGAAAATTTTACGCTGTAGTTTATTTTTTCTGAAAACATCAATACTGCTGAAAGGCTCGTCGAGCAAAAGGATTTCGGGTTCGTTTGCCAATGCCTTTGCCAAAGCTACGCGCTGCTTTTGCCCGCCGCTGAGGTTTTTTACCAATGTGTTTTTAAAAGCTTCCATTTCAACTACTTCCAATAGTTCGTCGATACGTTTTTTATCTTTTTCTTCCTCCAATCCAGAGAGGTGGGAACCCAAATTTTCTGCAACGGTGGTGAATGGCATAATATTGAATTCCTGCGCCACGAGTTTCATAAAAGGTTCTCCGGGGATAAGGGTTTTGGTTGGGCCGAGCAGTTTTTTTTCTTTGTAGAAAATTGAACCGTTTTCCAAATGGAGCAAACCGTAAACTAGATGTAAAAGTGTAGATTTTCCACAACCACTTTCGCCTAGAATACTGAGGTGTTCTCCGGGTTTCAGCGTAAAGGAAACGTTTTTTAAAATGGTTTTTTCGGAATAGGCAAAGGAATTGATTTCAACTTTTAGCATCACAGATGGTTATTTCGCTAAAATCCCTTCACTTCCCAAAACGGGAATTGGAGTTACATTTTCCTCTGAAATGCTATTGGGTTCAAAAGTGAATTTTCGCTCAAAGAGTTTGTTTTCGGCAAAAAATGTAACCAAATATTCATTGGTAAAACCCAAAACCTCTGTCGGAATAAATTCAACTTTAGCCGAAGTTTTTGGCTTCATATTTCCCAAACCGTGACGCAGGGTTGAGGTTTTCCTATCTTCACTTTTTCCGCGGGACATTACCAAAACGGTTTCAATTACATCCTCTCGGTTATTGACCAAATAAATATACCACTGTTGCTCGGTAAAATCTTTGTCCCATTCCTTTACGGCAACAATATGCACGTTTTCAGCTTTTGGTATTTCAATATCCTTTCGCATAATCAATCGTCAAGTTTCCACATAATCCAAACCGCCAAAAGGGCAATGGCAGATACGCCAAGTAATATGGCACCAATTACAATTTTAATGGCCGCAATTACAAAAGTAAGGTAGGCTATTGCAATGGCAACGATTACCAAAAGGGCAATAACAAGATATTTTTTCATAGCATTTTTGTCTTAAATCTTATGTCTTTTAGCACAGCGGTCTTTTGTCTTTTTACAGCACACTTTTAAACTGTTCCAGAAAGCGAACGTCATTCTCGCTGAACATTCTGATGTCTGGAATTTGGTGCAAAAGCATCGCAATTCTATCAATACCTACGCCAAAGGCAAAACCGGAATATTCCTCGGGATCAATGCCGCAGTTTTTAAGCACGTTCGGGTCCACCATTCCGCAGCCGCCAATTTCCAGCCAGCCGGTTCCTTTGGTGATTCGGTGGTCTGCTTCGGTTTCCAGCCCCCAATACACATCAACTTCGGCGCTTGGTTCCGTAAACGGGAAATAGGAGGGACGCAAACGGATTTTAGACTTTCCGAACATTTCCGTAGTGAAATATTGCAGCGTTTGCTTTAAATCTGCAAAGCTTACATCTTTGTCCACATACAAACCTTCCACTTGGTGGAAAAAGCAGTGTGAGCGCGCTGAAATAGCTTCGTTTCTATACACTCGTCCCGGCGAAATGGTACGGATGGGCGGTTTGTTATTTTCCATATAGCGTACCTGTACGGACGAGGTGTGCGTACGCAACAAAACATCGGGGTTGGTTTGAATGAAAAACGTATCCTGCATATCGCGCGCCGGGTGATACTCGGGAAGGTTCAATGCGGTAAAGTTGTGCCAGTCGTCCTCAATTTCAGGCCCTTCGGAAACGTTGAAGCCAATACGCAAAAAGATGTCGATAATTTTATTTTTTACGATGGAAATAGGATGGCGCGAGCCCAACGGAATCACTTCGCCGGGACGGGAAAGGTCGCCGTAAACGCCTTTGGATTCTGAGTTGTTTTCAATAGCATCCTTAAGCGAATCTACTTTTTCCTGCGCTGCGTTTTTAAGTTTGTTTATAACCTGTCCAAACTCTTTTTTCTGTTCGTTAGGCACGTTTTTGAATTCTGCGAAAAAGTCGTTCAGCAATCCTTTTTTACCCAGATATTTTATGCGGAAGTTTTCAATTTCTTCTTTATTGGTGGAAGAAAAAGCCTGTACTTCGGCTATGTGTTTTTTTATGGTTTCTATCATTACTAAATTTTCTCTAAAAATTTTTTTAGTTTATCAATTCCCGCTCCCAAAAATACTGCACGATAGCCTCTTTCATCAAAACGCTCTGCTCGCCTGCTTTTAAGGGTGGCAATTGTTCTAAAACAGTATAATGCGGCCAGCCTTCCTCGTCGTAATAATCAAACTGATAATACCCATAAGGTTCCAAAAGGCGACAGATGGCAATATGCATCAAGTTCAGCTTTTCGTCTTTTTTAAACTTGCGGTGCAGTTGGCCTAGCTCTTGGATTCCTATTAAATAAATAATGGCATCCAAATCTAAAACCTGCCCATCGGCAAAACGGTCGCCCAGCATTTTTACTACTGCTTCCCATCGTTCCTTTAATTGTTCATCGCGCGCCATTCTTTCAAGAATTAATTGTCTGCAAAGATACATTTTACAATTCTGAAATCTTAAGACAGAATATAGAAATTAGAAAGTGCTATATTTAGGAAAATTTTCAGTGTATGAATACTATAGACATTGTTCTCGGGATTATTTTTATCATCGCATTTTTTCTGGGGTTTAAAAAGGGATTACTGAGATCCTTAGCTTCTTTAATCGGTCTTGTGGTTGGAGTGTATTGCGCTATGTTTTTTTCAGATTACGTTCGCGTTTATCTTGAAAAATGGTTTGATTGGAGTGATGATCTGGTTTCCATTGCATCGTTTTTGATTACTTTTTTCATCATAATGTTTCTCTTTGGTCTGTTGGGAAGACTTTTAACCAAAGTCGCCGATTTTGCAATGTTGGGTATTTTCAACAAGATTTTCGGCGGAATTTTTAATGTACTAAAATACGCTTTCTTGTTGAGCGTGGTGTTTATGTTTGTAAACGCATCAGAAAATTATAGAATTCTTACGCAAGAAAAACGTGAAGCATCCACCTTATATACACCAGTGGCGGCAATTGCACCTGCAGTTTTGCCCACAATAATGAAAGAAGTGGATAATTTAAATATGGAAGACTCTGAAATTACTCCAGAAGAAAGCCCCGATGAAACGAGGCCTCCAACTGAATAAAGAAAAATTAAGTTACACTACATCTTTTATATTATCGCGTGCGTATTTCACCGCTTCTTTAAAGTCGCTGAAAATAAGCTCCTGAGGAACCAAATCTGGAATAATATCAATTTTTTCCATCATAACGCGGGGCTGTGCCTGAAGATCTTCAAATATAGGAGTAATGCCCTTTTTTGTGATGTTCATTAAAACCTCTTCCATGGCATAAAGACCAGATTGATCTATGTACGGAGTTTTTCCCATTCGGATAATTACATGTGTGGCGGTATCTGGAATTTGATTTGCCAATTGTTGAAAATCAGAAGTATATCCAAAAAACAAGGGTCCTTCCAAACGTTTTATAAATACTTCTTCTTTCAGTCTTTCTGGGAAATTAACTTCGTCACTCCACGCCAGCGCTAACTCGTCGGCATTTTTAAGCGGAACTACTTTTGATTGGTCGGCAGTAAGGTCTCCAATTTTCTTCATAAAAATGATGGAAGCCAATACCAGACCGATTCCCACTGCGTAAACAAGGTTCCAAAAAACTGAAAGTAATAATACAACAATCATAATGGTAACTTCGGCCTTTTGCATTTTTGGGATTGCCTTCAAACCTTTGTAATCCATTACTCCAATACCAACGGTTATCAAAATTCCTGCAAGAACGGCTGCGGGAATTTGTGATGCAACAGGCCCTAACGCCAATAATATTACTAGCAATAAAACTGCGGCAATCATACCCGAAAGTCTCGTTGTTCCCCCTGATTTTATGTTTACCACCGTACGGATAGTTGCACCAGCTCCGGGAATACCGCCAAAAATTGCTGCAATACTGTTACCAATACCTTGGCCCATAAGCTCTTTGTTAGGGTTGTGTTTGGTTTTTGTCATATTATCTGCCACCACCGATGTAAGCAAGGAGTCAATCGCTCCCAAAAACGCTAACGTTAGAGCCGTAAAAATGTAGGGTGAAATCTGCCCAAATTGGAACTCGGTAAAAATATTCAAATTCGGAATCGGGAAACCACCCGGTATTTGATCGATTGGTTGATAATCCAACTTTAGAAAATAAGCACCTACCGATACAACCAACAACGCTACCAATGTACTGGGAACTACAGTAGTAATTCGCTTGAAACCGTAAATTATAAAAATGGTAAGCGATGCTAAAATAAATTCCAACCAATTAATACTTGCGATTGCGCGTGGAAGCGCTTTTATAGCACCGGCGACACCAGAATTTTCTGCTTTCGCCAGCACCCTTGCTTCCTGAAGAATATCTTCTTCTGAAATTTGTTCAGACCGGCTTATGGTTTCCTTAAAATCCTCGAGTACCAAAATTCCCTCATCAGCTTCGTCGTGCAGGATATTTGTCATGATTGCTTCTTCGGCCCGGGGTTTAAATGTTTCTATAAAAGCTGTATCATCTTCTGTATAATAACCCAAAACGGGCAAAAGCTGTGTGATTAAAATGATAACCCCGATTGCTGTCATAAAACCTGAAACTACTGGGTAAGGAATATATTTTATATATTTTCCGACACCGGTAACTCCTAATAAAATCTGCATAAGTCCGGCCAGTAGAAAAACCAATAAAATATATGGCAAAGCCTCTTCAACGCTACCATTGTGGGTTGCAATAATGCCCGCAATAACAACCATGGAAACTGCCGTCATAGGTGCAGTTGGGCCAGAAATTTGGGTATTTGTTCCGCCAAAAAGCGAAGCAAAGAAACCAATGAAAATTGCGCCGTAAAGACCAGCATCGGGTCCAAGTCCAGACTGAACTCCAAAGGCTAATGCTAGTGGTAGGGCTACAATTCCGGCAGTAATACCACCAAATAGATTTCCTCTAAAATTTGAGAATATACTTTTGCTCATAATTATATTTTTTAAGGTTAGACTTCTACACATAACCGATAACGTCAACAGCAATGCTAACGCTATCGGTATTAATTTTTAGGCTTTAACTTATACAGCAAATACCTTTTTATTCAAAAAAAGTAACCGCTCCCGAGTTGATATCATACATTGCGCCTACAATGTCAATTTCATTTTTATCTTCCATTTCTTTTAAGATTGGACTTAAGCTTCTAATTTTATCAATGGCGAGCTTCACATTTTTTTCTGAAACAGCATCTACAAATTCTAGGTTTTTAGAGTTTCTTAAGCTTTGGTCCTCTGGAGTTTTCACCGCGTCAACTGCGGGTTTAATTTTTGCAAGCATGCCTGTTAAATTACCCATTTTGGCATCATCGCAAGCTCCTTTTACTGCGCCACAACTGGTATGGCCCAACACGACCAATAATTTTGTTCCAGCTAATTTGCAGGCAAATTCCATGCTTCCCAGAATATCTTCGTTAATAAAATTGCCGGCAATTCTTACACTGAATATGTC
The Aequorivita iocasae genome window above contains:
- a CDS encoding carbonic anhydrase family protein, whose protein sequence is MKAHTRETQATMTPEKSLQYLKEGNQRFQNNLKANRNLLEQVNDTSDGQFPFATILSCIDSRVSAELVFDQGLGDIFSVRIAGNFINEDILGSMEFACKLAGTKLLVVLGHTSCGAVKGACDDAKMGNLTGMLAKIKPAVDAVKTPEDQSLRNSKNLEFVDAVSEKNVKLAIDKIRSLSPILKEMEDKNEIDIVGAMYDINSGAVTFFE